The DNA segment gtgtagttttacatctcctctctcaggcgtCTCCttggagctctagcaacaacagttCAGACTATTTTCTGCGTGATTGAATAACCATGTAGCAGattttcaggtaaacactcagagaaaccaaaccctGCAAGATTGGACGGTGGGTCCAGGCGGGCCGTGCCGGGGGGAtagctgagagcggtgactgcttcgttgtgacatcaaaaagttccagaagtcccGACGGCACGTTTGAAGTCACAGTTTTTGAATACgggttgtgtgtattttgtccGTGGATAGCGCACTTTGATACTACACAGTATTAacatagaacctagacctgctttacatacaaaaaaaatacatgagaattctcactttatacaaaatgggacctttaaaattgCATAAATACTGGATATTCCCTCGCACACTATTGTAAAAagacaattgtttttttttaatcataaaacatttaataccAAGCTTCCCAGGAACTGCAGATAACGATTCAatcatattataaatatttaacaaatgGTTAAAACACACTAGAATGTAATTGTAAGCAAATATAAGGTCATTTTacttaacatacagtatttgtagACAGTTATAACTTCTCATACGAAGACAGATTTTATATCATTACACACACGTTTTATTATATTGTCATTCGTTTTCTGATTAATCAACTCTTTCACTCATTATCTCAAGCCTCCCTTTGTCCCTTTTATCACCtcgtctttctgtctcttcgctcgtctctctctttgcctctctctgtctctcttgccCACTGGGTATAAGTCAAACCGGATTAAAGGCAAATAAGAGTCTTTGAGAATCACTGAGTGAGAGGGATTTAACACCAGGAACCTCTGGCTTTCTCTTCCCCTCAACTCTGACAGCCTGCAATGCCATAACTAAACTCCATGGAATACCAGTGGCAGCAAGTTTACCACCCTGCGATATTTGGACATACTTGCTCACTAAAGTTGCCGTTTCATCTTCTCCATCTCCCCACCCTTCTGCAAGTCTGGctccattttcattatttatgtgGTGGTTTGTATTGTAGAATTGAAGTCTCGCTTGGATGGCGCTAGCTCCCGGGTTAACCTCCTTATTTTATGAGACTGTGCATAACTGTCAGCATGCATATACTTTTATAGGACACAAAAGAACCGTGAAAACAGTCGACATCACAACACCCATCTGAAGGTGCAGTGAACAACATCATTTCCCTGGTTAGGTATTATAGGCTGTAGTAGTGAGTAAAAGCTCCCCAGACCCAGCGGAGAAATTTCACAGAGTAACAccatcaaataaaatgtttccaaGAGAGGGAACAGGGGAATGCACTCACCATGACCATCCTGCAGGAGTTATGGCGTGACGCACTGCGGAACGATGCCCCCCTGGCTGCGACGTGGATATGAGGTGGAGGGGCTCGGTGAGGTGGAGGCACCAGAGGTCTCAGCTGCCCAGGGCCAGGGGACAGGGACACGGTGAGAGACAAGGGGACGGGGTGACCGAGGTGAACCGGAGGGCACTGGGGCAGCCTGCGCAGGCTGTGGGAGGGGTAGGGCGCTGGTGGGAGCACCGCCTCCGGCCCCCGATGAGGAGGCTGCAGAAAGATGAAAGACAGAACCAGAAGAGTCAGTCAGAGGAGAAACTGTCTGCTTCCTATCAGACACAGTCATGTtaacctcctcctcttcctatgCTGATCTTGCCGAGATGTATAAATCAAACACTCCCACTTGCCGGCTCACTATTACAACCGCAGGTCCGCTCAATGTAACCTTTCAAAaggaaaagaccaaaactgCGCCATAAGCAGCAGCTTGGCCTCATACAAAGGTGCACGGAGCTAAAGagcccacacacactcccactgaGACAGATCAGACACAGAATTGAGCCAAAATATGAGTCTGCCTGGTATTTAGACCCGGCCAGATGTGCACACAATGTAACACATAAAAAGCCATGCACACATGCAGTCTTGCGGCGGTTTAACACAGGCTCCCGACAACTGGAAAATGACCTCACCTGCACTGTGCTTACATCAAACAGCCTTTACATCCTTTCTCTTCTTACCGTTGACCCCCGAATGAAAACCACATGCCACTAACTGGAAACACCGATCTCAAGTTAATGCGCAACAGCTCGCCTCGCTCTTGTGCCACCCCTGCAGCACAAATGTCAATTCAGACACAGCTCCTCTTATTTCAGCAGCCCCCTAAACTCAATCGATCACGGGTCACTTCCCATTACAAAGCATGTCAGGGCAGTATTGGAGTAGTTAAGGCATGCAGTGATGTAGGCACACAGGtcattacagcaaaaaaaaccTCCCCGCTCCGTCTTGCTATTATCAGTGACAGGATGACATTATATCTCGTGTAAGAGGCCGCATCCACCTTGCTCATGTGTGGAAACGTGCAGATATGACAATTTCTCTCTTAACAGGCAGCTGTTAATGACAAGAAATGTATTCAAGTGTCACGAACACGCTGCTCACCACAGACTCCATTATTGCCACCTCCTCCACATGTCCACATAGAGAGGGGTGATTTAATTGGATTTGAATGAGCTGCCATTTGTGGGAAAACAACACGTCAATCCTGCTGAGGATGATTTGCGCTATCGAAACAGCTGCGGCATTCCAGCGAGAGCATTACAGCTCCGATCATCTGCCGGTGATCCTCCGTTTGTTTGACTCACATATTGTACAcaagtctttttctgtttgcaatccatctctgtgtgtttgtaatggGCCTGTCAAGCAAAGACGTGGGATCTAGTGACCTTGAAGATGGCGGCGCTGCGTGGCAGAGGCGGGGCCGGTCCTGATGGAGACGTCCCCATGCTCGCTGATGGAGGCTGGTTAGTAGGGGACGGGCCGCTGATTGCAGCGCTTACTGATCTGGAatacaaaagaagaaattatatATCGCTAATTATACACTTATACACATATTAATCAAACATCAGTTACAAACGTCATATATttcaaattataaaacaaaaacaaattggaCACAGTAATTGACTTTGCAGTGTGACAAGTTGTAAAAGCAGTCACTACTAtgttacaaaaagaaaaaaaaagacttttacatttaaaaacaatttaactgTCACGTTCTGAAAACTCACCGGAGCTTCTCGATTGGGTTCTTTTTACTGGTGAGGAGCAGGCCCAGCAGGGTTTTTCTCTTCATGCAGATGATCAGACCAGCTCCCAGCACAGTGAGGAGAGCCACCAGGATGCCCACAGTCAGACTCCCGTTGTCtgtttagaaaaaataaataaaatacagtcttAAACTCTATCTTTCAACATTTCTACAGGTTTgacttttgatttttaatgatttGTCGTCCCtggaaactaaactaaaactgttgttttcagcgggggaaacaaatgttttatgacttttaagaTTTATTCTGCTGCTTGAGCTTGAGTCAGTGATACATTATTGCTGAAGTGCCCAAGACCTATGACATAACATGACCCCTATGACTCCTACAATAAATCAGCCATTAGATGTACTTGAGTTGCAGCTGTTGACTTACCTGCTAATCTGATGGGGCCACTGTCCACGCTCCCTCCAAATCCTGCTTTGTCACAGAATGGAGGCGCCCAGTGGGCCTCGCAGTGAcagttcttgttgttgttgcacacCTGCAGTATGATAAAACAATTACCTGTTAGACGAGCCCAAAATGAAGTCATCAGCGACACTACCATAATATTCAATACGCAGCCTCTGCACTCATATAGCTGCAGTGTATACACTTAATAGTTGACAAAGTCCTGTTTATGAAACTGGATGCACACTTGATTTCACCAGAGACTTCAgctaatttttgtttttattgattttcaattAAGCTACTGGttgtttttcaattaatcaaataatcaaccTATGAAATTCAATGAGGAAATGGGCCTTTGATTATCAACAATATTGTTAATTCATTTTCCGTCTGTGTTGTTTCAGCATTACACACCACAGTAAACAAATACTCATGATGCGGATTCTCAATGTGCTGCGTGGAGCAGCAGAGTCGGAGTCACACAACCAGCCAGTGCTGCCGGGCTCAACATGGCAAAGATGTCTGGTATTAGAATCAGAGCTAACTCTTTGCCTTATACCACATTTTAataatctctccctctcttgtcttCCTGTCCTGCAGGAGTGCAGGAATGGTAAAAGCTAAGAGGATTCCCCAGCATGGTAATGTGAAGCAGGTGAGGGCCTCTTTCCAAGGCAACATCTTGATCTGATCTGCGCATGAAGGGGTGCCCTGTCTCCTGGAGGAGCAAcatccttttatttctttgagtAAAACTGCCCTCAGAGCTTTATAGATATGTCTTAATTGGAACTAGACAAACAAATATGACTATATAATATTACTGGagatgtttcattttaacagaCTGACAGTAAAAATGGTTTCCTTCGTAGCTTTGATGAAGGAAACCAGTCGCAGTCAAAGCCTCTGGGACCTACCAGTGAACTTCAGGGTAACAACACATAGCCACATATTTCATCTCAAGCGGGACCACCCATAGACGTTTGATGGTTGGCATTTAAGACACATTCAATAGCCGTGCTCCCCCAGTTCAAAGTCAAACTGTGTGTCACCACTCCCAGTGTTTGGCCAAATAAAGCATGGCCTTCAGATTTCAACAGGGTTTTTTGGGACAAGGACGACTGCCTGCAAGCATGATAAATGGCACTTAAGGCTGAACATAAATGAAGCCATTATGTCTAATTGATTGAACCTTTCAGCATCCAGAATGATTGATTGCAAGGCATTGTAATGGCTCCCTACCCACCGTATACTGGGCGTTTCGAACATATTACAGCCAAAACAAGCTCCTGTGTGAAGAAGGAATGGGATATTAAGTAAACTAAACTGGGCGGGGAGCGGTTTGAGATAGACACCTGTCACGTTTGTTCTGCACGACACTAAAACAGGATGAACGATGCTGCACTCACCCCTCGATCGCTGCACTTGGCTGAGCACTCGTGCACACCGAAAACGCTGACGTTCTGGCACTGACGGTTCAGACACATCTGAAGCagacaaagacattaaaaattgACAGTTTGAGCTCAAAGAGCATTTCAGTAATATTCTCAATCCTTTAATCTTTCAAGAGAAAAGAACAGCAGATCCAGCTCaccatttcttttaatttgccACTGACAAACCACTTCAGCTATAAAACTGCGTAGAGTGaaatataattatgtttttcaagaatttttttttaagctgatttttaaaagttattacACAGGTCCTTAAAGGCACCACACCCAAATATATCCAGGCTGTATGTGAAGATGAGCTTGGCAGCAGTGGGCACAGAGTGATGCCAGAGCCCTTGACAGATGAGGGCGGAGGCTAGATCTTTTTTAAGGGTGGAGGCACATAGAGAAGTAAATTAGACTAAATGGAGTAACTGTATCATTGAAATGACCAACGGCTGAATTGATGACCACCGGAAGATGCCAAATAGACTGAATAATGGTGAGTCAATTAAGTGTCCGAGGCTGTGCGAGTCTGAAATGACAAGAGGACACACCCTGAAGAACCTCCTGAAACGTCTTAGTCACTGCACATCACTTTTTCCACTCTTGCTTCCAGGCATCTGGGCAGCAcgtctctgttgtgtttttacagtggcTTATAGATCGCTAACACCATGAGCCGAAATCCCtcactcaagtaaaagtatcaatactgcaatggaaaaaaattaaTGCAAATTACAGTCCTATATTCAAAATTGTTATTTGAAGTACTACAAGTAAAAGAACTTATCATGTAGAATAACATCTTTATTCTTCCTTTGTAAAACACTGTTGTACGGAAGCACTGAAACGCAGGTGagaattttagttttttttgcatggatcagttttttgttttgttttttttcatctgtgaaaaagaagaaggaaagaaagaaaatgcttCATTTGTCTCTTGGGGGTTGTTTATACAGATGAATAAAGCACAAACTTAGAAAAAtgatatggcaaaaaaaaaataaaaaaaataatgtaacttGTCTTTCAAGGCTTCTGTACTCGTGCTTGTCTTTGAATTACACATTTAATCAAATACATTCTTTTCTGTTCCTCTTTGGTAGAGTACTCAGAGTCCTTCATTTGTAACTGTGCAGCACTTGCCTGTAGCTCAGGTGAAATAGCAGGTCATCTATTAATCGTAGGGCTGGTGCTTTGATCCGTTGATTAATGACACTATTTAAAGGATAGAGTCACATTTTTATCCTTTATGTGTTACTGACATATTAAGGTATTAATTTATGTACAGTATTACTGATGCCTTAATGTGCAAGAAGCTCTTAATGTTATAGTTGGTTCAGTTTCAATTACTTACTGCATCGAATCTTACAAACTGTCAACTGATCATATGTTTCCTATGTAAAGTCTTaatctacaaaaataaaaaaatgaattaaagtaaaaagtacagtaatTCTCTTTCAACTGCAGTACAATCAATGTCTAGGCCGGCACAAAGGAGACATACATCAGGAAAGCACCTCAAAActgtacagtacttgagtacaCATTAGTTACTGTCAATCACTGCTAATGAGTCAGCTGCTCGCTGGACTGAtctgtgtgctgcatgtgtgtgtgtgtgtgtgtgtgtgtgtgtctgtgtgtacactgGATGTATTTAACCGTCTCTGGCCTCGGCTCTCACCATTCCATCTCCACACTTGGTGCCCGTCAGGACCAGGCCGGGGTCGGGCATGTCATCACCCAAGTAGACGTGTGTGCCGCGGCACAGTATCCTTCCCCCTTCCTGCAGGGGTATGTTTGTCTCTATGGAAACAGCATTGGTGCCAATTACCGGGCGGTTAGCTCCTCCTTGACACTGGATTTTGCCACATTTAGCATCTCTGTAAACAGAATGAACAACAGGGAGAATAACAATGTGATAATTGAATAACATGTCACAGTTTTTCCCAAATGTGTACATATGCAATTATTTCTGCTCTCACTCTAGCTGGCCAATTAGAGAAACTGCAGAACAGGGAGCTTGTTTATGCTGTTCTCACACCACAACCTGGGAGATTCTGTAACGCGCTGCATTGCTCTGTATCCTGCAATCAGGGCTGTAACTAATGATCATTTCCATTGTTTAATGTGCCagttattttttgattaatagcttagtctataaaatgtcaaaaaactgtgAAGAAAGCCCATCCCGAGTTGCCAGAGCCCAATGTGAGGTCTTTAAATTGCTTATTCTATCCATGCAACAGTCAATTAGCCAAAAGATGTGAGTGGTACAATgaattaaaacagagaaacacagcaaattctttttcagaagctggaaccaatttttgcttttttaattacttaaacAACTCATCGatgaatcagctgattgtttcagcactagAGTCAATAACACACAATCCACTctgtagaaatgaaaacatctctTTACAGAGTAACCACAGTATAAACCCTTCACTGTATTCCACAAATGACACACAATTTAATGCAATCACTGGTTTCTATGGCAACATCAGGTCTTACCGTGCTTCACATTTGGCAAAGGAGCCTTTGGAGTCCTTGCCGCAGTTGCCATAAGGGTCTCCTGCTGAGTTCACCCTTTCAAAGCAGATGCCCGGAGCCGGCTTGGCCCCTACgacacacagtgaaacacatgaaaaagcTGGCGACCAATACTGAACAATTCACAGACAGTATCAGGTGCAAAATGTACCTTGGCCCCACAGTGTGATACACTGCTGCTCATGAGTCTGGCAGATGCCGTTGTAGCAGTAGCCGTCCACATTGTGGCAGGCGTGTCCGTCGTGCAGGTAGACGTTGGAGGGGCAGTGAGGGCTGTTGCCAGTGCAGAACTCAGGCAGATCACAGGAGTTACTGGATTCACGGCATGGAGTGCCTGCTGGCTTCAGctacactcagaaacacacaccgaGAAACAGTCATGAAGACAAAGACCCAGAGGGAAGCTTAGACAAATATGCAGTGAGCTATAAAGAGCTCTGGAGAAATATCTACCAAATTTCATTAACTGGTGCTGATTTAAAGCTGATCAGAGAAAATATCTTCATGTCAAGATGCATTGTAGGAAACTGTCATGGCTGACTAGTCAGTATATTTCTCACCTGACAGTCCTGGCAGCACTGTCCGTGTGCACAGACGGCGTCTCCCTTCAGAGTGCAGGTAGTAGCATTGCAGCAGGGATTCATGCATTCCTTCAGatggaaaagcagagagagggaatgggAGTGAGGGGGagcaaaagtaaagaaaatttAACTCAACACAAAGAGATCATATTTCACCTCAGAGCAAATGCTCAGACTTTGTTATCAGAGCGAATGCAACCCTAGAAGGACTCAAAATCctggcagaggagaggaaacagcagTTTCTAGTTctctaaaaacaacaatgctTCCATCTGACAAGCTCATTCAGACCCCTGGAACCATGAGCAGGGTGGTGAAGGAAATAGAaaaatgaggagaggaaaaaagaaaagaaaaacaagaactaaacaaaaaaaaaaaaaaacaagcaaaatatTGTGTAATGTAGGGAAAATGGCTAGtattaaacaaaaaactgaaagaggGGTAAGCAAAGGAttgaagtgataaaaaagttAAGCCACTATGTCACACAATATATCTGACCataaaactggtaaaaaaaactTGAGAAATTCCAAGATAACAGTTTCCTACATTCTGTTAAATGTAGGAATTCATATTCTAAAGCAGCACGACACAGAAGTGTCcgaaaaagaagaaacaaatgctatttttaaaaattagcGTGAGGAGCTTTTACCAGCAGGTTGCAGCGCACACAGATTTACTCTCCCCTCACCCAACCAATCACGCAACCTCTGCGCAGGTAGGAGTGAGAAAAGCAGCATCTGCCACAGTCAGGAAGTGAACCCATATGTGGGTCAAGTATCATTTTACTTAAAGCTAGCGTAGCGGTCTGCTGAGGCCCAACCAGTTTTTACATCTCAATATAAAATTTATgcacttacttttttttctttacttactTTATGCATTGTTTTTGCAGTGAACAGTGGGCTCTTTAACAAAGTATGAAAAGAAAACCATATATTTGCggcatttgtttttatcttaggTTGTTTGGAATATTAGCATGACAACCGTGGAACCAGCCTTTCAAACCTGCTTTTTGTTAACTTGACCCAAAATACAGATTGAATCTCTTACTCACAAAAATCAAGCGAGTTTAATAATCAAATGTGAGAGGTGCTTGATAggattgtttgttttggacaacacaacaaagaaagaTTAAATCCTCCTAAAACAAGATTTAAGACattcttgtccttttttttttcgtggtgcagagagagagagagagagagagagagagagagagagagagcgagagagagggggagagagacaaatAGAATCTGCACCGTCCCTGTAACATTTCTCCTCTCACCATGGAGGCCCATCTGTTTCATGTTAGCCTTTATCATGAGCCATGCCCTGCACCAATCAGCAGCTCTCTGCCTGCTGATACAGTTGGAAGCTAGCTCTCAATCGGGGGGCTCAGCGTATACGATGTGTATGTCCGCTGGTGCGCGTATGATCTCACACAGAGGCGGGcggaacccccccccccaagggTGAGTGCTGAGTGCAGTGAGACTCGGGAGGAAGTAGATGGATGGACCTGGCAGGGGACGCAGCTGACATGATGGGCCTTCCAGAACTTCTTTCAGCCTAAAAAACCATTAAGGGCCTTTCCCATGGTCCCTGGGGCCAAAGAAGGCGGAGGAGTCGCGCTGAAAAGAAGTAGCCTCTGATTGTGAGGAATTGGACCCAGGATTTTTTTAATGAGGCTTTTTAATGGTGGAGAGAGGTGCAGTCTGAGCACTCAGATCTGGCCTGGGTTGGCGTGACGCCGCTCAACTCTGTGGAGAGCTTTATTATCGCTGCTGGCTCAGGCCTGCGGGGTTTATGTCAGTTCTTTGTTTTGAAGGACAAGGCCACTTTCAGCCTGACCCTGGCTGAGGCATGAACagctcacaaaaaaacaaacaaaagaaaaaaaaaaaccaactcaCTGGGCTATAAAGGTGtaaacaaatggcaaaaaaacaaggCATTCTCTCACGTAGGCTGTTATATAATTCAAAATATCCTTCCAAATCATAATAGATTTCTCCTTCATATTTCACAGCTCAGTTCTTGTCAGCCTGCCTCTGCTGAATGTCAGTTGCATCAGGATTAACCGTTTCATCATGCTGCAGTCAGAGCAGTTAGCAACGCGTGCCACCATTACGTATGTGCATGCCATTGcagattcatttaaataattgacAGGGTGAAGCTGTCAGCGATGTTTCCTCTCAGCGAACTGCACCGCGATCTGACAACCCTCCTCCCGAACACCTGTTCAGTGCACAGAATGAATACATTTGCACTCATATCTCTAAGGTCATTTTCTGAAGACTGTCTGAAGAGTTTTGTGCCGTCAGCGCCGAAAGggaggaggtttttttttttttactttgggaAACGTTAGTTTGTGCCATGGTTACAGAAACACCCACTAGCATTTCTACTTATTTCATTTCTCAAATGTGggaattataattaaaaatgatttatggGTAGCAGTTAAGAAGAAGGGGCATAAAACGAGAATGTTGAAGAATTGCAAGAGGTCtggagataaaaaacaaaacaaaaacgagGACCGTTTCCCACGACCTATAGCACTCTCACCTCCAGTTCTCCACAGTCacactcctctccctcctccacgtAGCCGTTGCCGCATTTCTGCCCGCCATAGAGCACCTTGACCTCAGGCATGTTGAACAGACACATGCCGACGCCTTTTTCAAAACTGGCCGTCAGGTCCTtcttgctgcagctgctgaacaccGTGGGGAACGGATACCTGTGAGATACGGGAAATATTCTGTGagtgacacaaacagagaggaggaagacacaAGGGTCCTCTTCAGGTCTGATGTAATCAGCGCTAATTGCCGCTAATCACAAAATCAATTAACCACTAGAGCTCGGCAATTGCTCCAAAGCTGCATTAGCATGCGAGCGGCGCGGGGCCCCAGTGTCTTCTCCctccacagagagagggagatctGATAAGATATACTTTATGAGACAGGGAATCATAAAAACTCAAACCAAAAAGTGCTTCCTTTGCGAGACTTGCAACACCCATAAATTTGGGGAGCAACAGGGgatggtgtgtttttaatattgtttttggaGTGGACAGAGAGGGTGGTCTGCTCCGTGGGGAAAGCACACAGCCCAGGGTTCTGTCTGCCAAAAGCTTTGTTACAGACCTCATGTGGCTTTATTGAGCTTTTTCTGTGATAATATAGTGCCTCGGTTgacagtgtgtgcgtgcgtgtgtgaagTGTGCATGAATACGAGCAGATTGTATCTTGTTCTCTATGTGGCTcttgataaaaaagaaaaaaaaaagcaccataTGAGGTTTTTAATACCTCCACCCACACCATAAAATTCAGCACAACAAGGCCAGAAAGAGTGAAGCTGTGTATATCTAATATTTTTCACACTTATATGTCTGTGCTTGTccttgtgcacacacatgagTGCGTGTATGAGACAGCAAGTGGGAGATCCGGGTCAGTTTAGATGACCAAATGTATTCTTTCAACAGGCGAAAGTGAAAGTGTGAAGTACGCCATCAGTCGTACCTTTACACCTCCACTACCTCTGCCACCCACTCGCCTGTTTGGGCCCGTGGGCTCAAACGGtcgatttttcttttctttgcatcGCGTTAGTGGGGCTGTTTCCCGTCACAGAAGCAAGAGTGCTGACTCTGCTGCGGTcgagacacaaaaaaaaaacgagcaTGCATCCGGCAACGGCATCCAACAGGTGGATGTCAGGAGAAAGGGAAGTCCAGATAAGCAAAGTGTCAAcagagtaaaacaaacacattctaTATCTTCAGTGCAtaatgtattttccaaaatgacaGCACGGGAAATTGGCTAGTTAGCTTGTGAAGTCTTTCTGGTGTAGAAAATGACAGTGGTGAAAGGACAGCAAACATGTCACGGTTGTAGCAGGGCTGGTATTATCTACAAATCTTTCAATAAGAGTTTTCCCAGAAGAGCTTGTAAATAAGAGCCAGTTCATATTcagcctgagctgctgtggCATCAAGGAGTACAACAGTCATGTAATGGTCCTTGGCTCCCCGATAAATGCAACTCACTGACGTGTTTATACGagtgaaaaacaacttttaaatgTGGTGGAGCTGTCAATTTGTTTTCAACTATGAGGCCGAGCCTTGAACTCGAGACCCATCGGCTGTATTGATACAAAAGCTGTAAAATAGCCACAATCTCAATGTGGAATTTCTCCTTTCCGAGAAGGAGGCATTTTCTTTGTGGCTCAATGTCGACAACTCtttcaaactgtgtttttctctgattgGGTTTCACATGTAATACGGCTCTAAATATGTCATGACACTCTGTGAATGTTTTGACATGACCTCATTCTCGGCTTGCCTTTGATTTCTGTCATGTGTGGGAGGCGGCTTAcatcagctcctgctgctgaccCCCCCTCTTCCCCCACCCCCAACCTACCCCGAACGCACAGCCGGCTGCTCTCTAACGTCAACACTATCCAGAGGTTGTGTTAGGTGAAAGTTGGGTACCACGAAGCAGATCTCTAGTCGCTCCGGATTAAAGCAAAAAGGTCTCAGTGGATTTGTAGCGAGATGAAATGGCAAAAAGGAAAGAGCAACGAGGAAAGCTGTAATAACAGCCATAATTGCACCCTCTTtttctgctcctcctgtctgaGCACCTCAGGGGATCCTGCTCTGATGAACAGCTGTCAAGGCTGCTGTGCAACAGGCAGGCCACTTCCTTAGCAACTGCTGTTGTTGATTTCCTCTTTGCCCCCAAAGCACGAGCCAAAATTGCTTGCTTAAGTTGTACCCGCTCTTTTGCTGCATTCATTCAATTTCCATGAACTCAGCCCTGCTCTTCAGTTACCAGACCATGCAATGCatgacaaacactcacattcttgttttttttggtttttttttggttaactCCGAGATACATGAGCGGCTCAGGATCCAGCTGTTCTTTATGAGAGGCAATACAGAAATAATTGGTCTACTCTGCAACAGTCTGGGGGTGGGAGGAGGAATAATGGCTGTGAAAAGGCAGAGGCACAGATGAATTACAGTCGATGGCATTTAGCAGCTGCAGTCCCCAAGGCTAGTAAAGCAGCGCCAGGGCCAGTCATGGTGCGCACATCTGGGGCTCATGGTGAACCCAAGACACTCGAGACAACCACTCATCCCATGAGAGTCTGGGCCACCACCTCAAAAGAAAAGACCCCGTGTGACTCTTTGACCTTCAGGCTCCTTCTCatcttgttctgttttttacaAAGGATGAGCCGTGTTCACCTCTGCCTGCTCTCTAAGACTGCTCTTTGTTCTGTCTCACATTGCTGCATTGTTTTCCACCTGGTCATGCTCCAGTTCCATTACGGGATCAATCCTTCTCCCTTCTGCGTTCTTTTGTTCGTCTCTAACCTCCAGTCAGTGTTTGACAGTTGGCTCCTAAGCCTCAGAGAGGTACTGCAGTTGATGGTTGATAGAGTGT comes from the Seriola aureovittata isolate HTS-2021-v1 ecotype China chromosome 21, ASM2101889v1, whole genome shotgun sequence genome and includes:
- the LOC130162681 gene encoding disintegrin and metalloproteinase domain-containing protein 12-like isoform X1; translation: MNPGSRSLKFVILTALQALSVSLSVCDSVLSTSAEENLLGPPVQHRPTAKQKHYGTTVPLLLVGHDWKPISQLKSQSHPASLKLLIEAEGEQLLMALEKNEGLFASNYTETHYLEDGNPVTGSNNFTANCYYHGEVEGHVNSDVSLSTCAGIKGFISIEGKSYVLEPSADHSDGTHWIYTAEHLNFAPGTCGHDFNISYPIEHTDSSPFKAFSTRHKRHAQTTTKYVELIIVADNREFQKQGKDMEKVKQRLAEIANYVDKFYRALNIRVALVGLEVWSDVDKCPVTQDPFTTLHEFLDWRKVKLLPQKPHDNAQLISGVYFQGTTIGMAPIMSMCTAEQSGGIVMDHSDNPLGAAVTLAHELGHNFGMNHDTPERGCGCRVTVDRGGCIMTPSTGYPFPTVFSSCSKKDLTASFEKGVGMCLFNMPEVKVLYGGQKCGNGYVEEGEECDCGELEECMNPCCNATTCTLKGDAVCAHGQCCQDCQLKPAGTPCRESSNSCDLPEFCTGNSPHCPSNVYLHDGHACHNVDGYCYNGICQTHEQQCITLWGQGAKPAPGICFERVNSAGDPYGNCGKDSKGSFAKCEARDAKCGKIQCQGGANRPVIGTNAVSIETNIPLQEGGRILCRGTHVYLGDDMPDPGLVLTGTKCGDGMMCLNRQCQNVSVFGVHECSAKCSDRGVCNNNKNCHCEAHWAPPFCDKAGFGGSVDSGPIRLADNGSLTVGILVALLTVLGAGLIICMKRKTLLGLLLTSKKNPIEKLRSVSAAISGPSPTNQPPSASMGTSPSGPAPPLPRSAAIFKPPHRGPEAVLPPAPYPSHSLRRLPQCPPVHLGHPVPLSLTVSLSPGPGQLRPLVPPPHRAPPPHIHVAARGASFRSASRHNSCRMVMELEKPSPPQKPLPADPRSSRLVRSPSVAQGHAVVQGPSAVCGPAPVPGVPRPMRPVPHPNRPSPKHPPTLPKPCIIANIKYSS
- the LOC130162681 gene encoding disintegrin and metalloproteinase domain-containing protein 12-like isoform X2, with protein sequence MALEKNEGLFASNYTETHYLEDGNPVTGSNNFTANCYYHGEVEGHVNSDVSLSTCAGIKGFISIEGKSYVLEPSADHSDGTHWIYTAEHLNFAPGTCGHDFNISYPIEHTDSSPFKAFSTRHKRHAQTTTKYVELIIVADNREFQKQGKDMEKVKQRLAEIANYVDKFYRALNIRVALVGLEVWSDVDKCPVTQDPFTTLHEFLDWRKVKLLPQKPHDNAQLISGVYFQGTTIGMAPIMSMCTAEQSGGIVMDHSDNPLGAAVTLAHELGHNFGMNHDTPERGCGCRVTVDRGGCIMTPSTGYPFPTVFSSCSKKDLTASFEKGVGMCLFNMPEVKVLYGGQKCGNGYVEEGEECDCGELEECMNPCCNATTCTLKGDAVCAHGQCCQDCQLKPAGTPCRESSNSCDLPEFCTGNSPHCPSNVYLHDGHACHNVDGYCYNGICQTHEQQCITLWGQGAKPAPGICFERVNSAGDPYGNCGKDSKGSFAKCEARDAKCGKIQCQGGANRPVIGTNAVSIETNIPLQEGGRILCRGTHVYLGDDMPDPGLVLTGTKCGDGMMCLNRQCQNVSVFGVHECSAKCSDRGVCNNNKNCHCEAHWAPPFCDKAGFGGSVDSGPIRLADNGSLTVGILVALLTVLGAGLIICMKRKTLLGLLLTSKKNPIEKLRSVSAAISGPSPTNQPPSASMGTSPSGPAPPLPRSAAIFKPPHRGPEAVLPPAPYPSHSLRRLPQCPPVHLGHPVPLSLTVSLSPGPGQLRPLVPPPHRAPPPHIHVAARGASFRSASRHNSCRMVMELEKPSPPQKPLPADPRSSRLVRSPSVAQGHAVVQGPSAVCGPAPVPGVPRPMRPVPHPNRPSPKHPPTLPKPCIIANIKYSS